The proteins below come from a single Aegilops tauschii subsp. strangulata cultivar AL8/78 chromosome 6, Aet v6.0, whole genome shotgun sequence genomic window:
- the LOC109746790 gene encoding uncharacterized protein isoform X2 gives MRSVIVDVGPRGVIRVVKLPPEVARSRPREPGRHGCFSFERSTQDFCTEWAYLHYNAPSTKNARWVSGPLCHGSPFPAELPSSSAELGWCTLHRPSIKSPSQRPDLFYQSKRPGWRLLLRSRNLPSSSSEERRRRLRANGGSTGGRRTEKPQGEGKKGLEEGNPRVHPQKASRESTCRRLAANPLEEGNQKNPLG, from the exons ATGCGTAGTGTCATTGTGGATGTGGGGCCACGCGGCGTGATACGCGTTGTTAAATTACCGCCTGAAGTGGCCAG GTCGCGCCCTCGTGAACCTGGACGCCATGGGTGCTTCTCTTTTGAACG ATCGACCCAGGACTTCTGCACTGAATGGGCCTATCTGCACTACAATGCACCATCCACAAAGAATGCCAGGTGGGTTTCTGGTCCACTATGCCATGGAAGCCCATTTCCGGCCGAGCTGCCCTCCTCGTCGGCCGAGCTGGGATGGTGCACTCTGCACCGGCCCAGCATCAAAAGCCCTTCGCAACGGCCCGACCTCTTCTATCAATCGAAGCGACCTGGGTGGCGGCTCCTGCTTCGCTCTCGCAAtcttccctcctcctcctccgaagagcgacggcggcggctgcgggcGAACGGCGGATCCACCGGCGGAAGGcgaacagagaagccacagggagAAGGCAAGAAG GGTTTGGAAGAAGGCAATCCGCGAGTCCACCCGCAGAAGGCTAGCCGCGAGTCCACCTGCAGAAGGCTAGCAGCGAACCCACTGGAAGAAGGCAACCAGAAG AACCCCCTTGGTTGA
- the LOC109746790 gene encoding uncharacterized protein isoform X1: protein MAAEIHRNQSLLDMDAFIAAERHAHALTEERANSPQNRQRSIRDVFCINLSADPSSEQLTAYYAESNARSLNISSLRVPGRLRDGTLIEVPVTPATPKNIEDTSHHIVPFHRESDRAVAEVLVEDYSGYAVASRFIPPKVKKATVHFCHFGGAKLAARFQPVHPTKYGPAYAHLDKVRLGVGIVPQMVTFLEKLSKNPEQAATQYGYIMLATLYVLVSEGRRFWVIQEWNVANIQGFKQELLPRRFFFLVKKWLALSKCCYLAYLVILERTRLAVNATAALTSSDAKANAVEEW from the exons ATGGCCGCTGAAATTCACCGAAACCAGTCACTACTTGACATGGATGCATTTATCGCCGCTGAGCGTCATGCACATGCCCTTACAGAGGAGAGAGCCAATAGTCCTCAGAACAGGCAGAGGTCCATTCGTGATGTCTTCTGCATCAATCTGTCTGCAGATCCATCTTCTGAACAACTAACTGCGTACTATGCGGAAAGCAATGCACGTTCACTCAATATCTCTTCATTAAGAGTGCCTGGAAGGTTGAGAGATGGCACTCTTATCGAAGTACCAGTTACTCCGGCAACACCGAAGAAT ATTGAGGACACGAGTCATCACATCGTGCCTTTCCATCGAGAGTCAGATAGAGCTGTGGCAGAAGTTTTAGTGGAGGATTATAGTGGATATGCTGTTGCGTCCAGATTTATCCCGCCTAAAGTTAAGAAGGCAACAGTACATTTTTGTCACTTTGGTGGGGCCAAGCTGGCCGCAAGGTTTCAGCCAGTGCATCCAACCAAGTATGGTCCAGCTTATGCGCATCT CGACAAGGTCAGGCTTGGAGTTGGCATTGTCCCTCAGATGGTTACTTTTCTGGAGAAGCTTAGCAAGAACCCTGAGCAGGCTGCTACCCAGTATGGGTATATCATGTTGGCGACCCTTTATGTTTTGGTCTCTGAAGGCCGGAGGTTTTGGGTTATCCAGGAATGGAATGTAGCGAATATCCAGGGTTTCAAACAGGAGCTTTTGCCCCGTCGCTTTTTCTTTCTTGTCAAAAAATGGCTTGCTCTTAGCAAGTGTTGTTATTTGGCTTATCTGGTTATCCTTGAGAGGACGCGGCTTGCTGTGAATGCAACAGCTGCTTTAACTTCAAGTGATGCAAAGGCTAATGCCGTGGAGGAATGGTGA